In the Diachasmimorpha longicaudata isolate KC_UGA_2023 chromosome 1, iyDiaLong2, whole genome shotgun sequence genome, one interval contains:
- the LOC135172649 gene encoding A disintegrin and metalloproteinase with thrombospondin motifs like isoform X1 — protein sequence MLIWGFIVFCVLIADAAHAIHTEMTPEERLHAFHTHGEDVQKYEIVPIHWPRLQRRGADAGTGIRMKAFGEDIKLWLSPTEGTLVGHDTPVYSLEQRTSGPHFLRHKNVIKNLEYYEDLKKSAVVVVSRTAENTRRIVGTVGSRNLIIAPIPERLIKKVRRQRQYVDNISETERDDHHYHIVYKKSLARGKVQYLKAPKVNSPPAQPSSIPDVVYPEVLVVVANDLHEKLGGTIPQTVAYMIAFWNGVDLKYRSLENPKFRLNIAGIVVSKDDKALTYITQHKYRGESLIGDDVWRASGDYWLAQENHIPFDSYDVLVTITSHPICRYDKGTNYCRPGTDGLAMSGGACNVRKVYRAANTKVSLVRDLGGFDGIHGAAHELGHLFGAEHDGTENTECSMADGHIMNPTIPFSRSPDWSNCTLKDFQRFLNKNPVCLYNNPIQRSVLPRYLPGKFMDADAQCMKFVGTKACTVDYRICGRLGCVIEGDDKFCTQILGGAADGTSCGPDHICLHGRCIEESSIWQH from the exons ATGTTAATTTGGGGATTTATTGTATTCTGTGTGCTGATAGCAGATGCAGCCCATGCG ATTCATACAGAGATGACTCCGGAGGAAAGACTTCACGCCTTCCACACACATGGGGAAGACG TACAAAAGTACGAGATTGTCCCGATCCATTGGCCGCGGCTCCAGAGGAGGGGAGCAGATGCTGGAACAGGAATTCGCATGAAGGCTTTCGGAGAGGACATAAAGCTATGGTTGTCACCTACGGAGGGGACTCTTGTGGGACACGATACTCCCGTGTATTCTCTTGAGCAACGAACTTCCGGTCCTCACTTCTTGCGACACAAgaat gtgataaaaaatttggaatacTACGAAGACCTGAAGAAGTCTGCAGTCGTCGTTGTGAGTCGAACAGCTGAGAACACTCGAAGAATT GTTGGCACAGTCGGGTCGAGGAACTTGATCATCGCCCCAATTCCGGAGCGCCTCATTAAGAAAGTCAGAAGGCAACGACAATATGTTGACAATATTTCTGAGACTGAACGAGATGATCATCATTATCATATCGTTTATAAAAAGTCGTTGGCTAGAGGAAAAGTTCAATATCTGAAAGCAC CAAAAGTGAATAGTCCTCCAGCACAACCATCTTCAATTCCCGATGTTGTATATCCTGAGGTGTTGGTTGTTGTGGCTAACGATCTCCACGAAAAATTGGGTGGAACTATTCCCCAGACAGTGGCTTACATGATAGCATTCTGGAATGGGGTTGATCTGAAATACAGAAGCTTGGAGAATCCTAAATTCAGGCTTAATATAGCAGGAATTGTTGTCAGCAAG GACGATAAAGCCCTCACTTATATAACTCAACATAAATACAGAGGTGAATCTCTGATTGGTGATGACGTATGGCGTGCGAGTGGTGATTATTGGCTTGCGCAGGAAAATCATATTCCGTTCGACAGCTATGATGTACTCGTCACTATAACTTC GCATCCGATCTGTCGATATGATAAGGGAACCAACTACTGCAGACCTGGAACTGATG GGCTTGCGATGAGTGGAGGAGCGTGCAATGTGAGAAAAGTTTATCGAGCAGCGAATACTAAAGTATCGCTTGTTAGAGACTTGGGTGGATTCGATGGTATTCATGGAGCTGCACATGAACTCGGTCATTT ATTCGGAGCCGAGCACGATGGCACGGAAAATACAGAGTGTTCCATGGCAGATGGCCATATTATGAATCCTACTATTCCATTCAGCAGATCTCCAGACTGGTCAAACTGCACTCTAAAGGATTTCCAGAGGTTCCTCAA TAAAAATCCAGTTTGTCTGTACAACAACCCCATCCAGAGAAGTGTCCTGCCACGGTATCTCCCTGGAAAGTTCATGGATGCAGACGCACAGTGTATGAAATTTGTCGGGACCAAAGCATGTACCGTTGACTACAGAATATGTGGAAGATTAGGTTGTGTCATTGAAGGAGATGACAAATTCTGTACACAAATACTAGGCGGTGCTGCTGATGGCACAAGCTGTGGACCTGATCACATTTGCTTACATGGACGATGTATTGAGGAATCAAGCATTTGGCAACATTAG
- the LOC135172649 gene encoding A disintegrin and metalloproteinase with thrombospondin motifs like isoform X2: MTPEERLHAFHTHGEDVQKYEIVPIHWPRLQRRGADAGTGIRMKAFGEDIKLWLSPTEGTLVGHDTPVYSLEQRTSGPHFLRHKNVIKNLEYYEDLKKSAVVVVSRTAENTRRIVGTVGSRNLIIAPIPERLIKKVRRQRQYVDNISETERDDHHYHIVYKKSLARGKVQYLKAPKVNSPPAQPSSIPDVVYPEVLVVVANDLHEKLGGTIPQTVAYMIAFWNGVDLKYRSLENPKFRLNIAGIVVSKDDKALTYITQHKYRGESLIGDDVWRASGDYWLAQENHIPFDSYDVLVTITSHPICRYDKGTNYCRPGTDGLAMSGGACNVRKVYRAANTKVSLVRDLGGFDGIHGAAHELGHLFGAEHDGTENTECSMADGHIMNPTIPFSRSPDWSNCTLKDFQRFLNKNPVCLYNNPIQRSVLPRYLPGKFMDADAQCMKFVGTKACTVDYRICGRLGCVIEGDDKFCTQILGGAADGTSCGPDHICLHGRCIEESSIWQH; the protein is encoded by the exons ATGACTCCGGAGGAAAGACTTCACGCCTTCCACACACATGGGGAAGACG TACAAAAGTACGAGATTGTCCCGATCCATTGGCCGCGGCTCCAGAGGAGGGGAGCAGATGCTGGAACAGGAATTCGCATGAAGGCTTTCGGAGAGGACATAAAGCTATGGTTGTCACCTACGGAGGGGACTCTTGTGGGACACGATACTCCCGTGTATTCTCTTGAGCAACGAACTTCCGGTCCTCACTTCTTGCGACACAAgaat gtgataaaaaatttggaatacTACGAAGACCTGAAGAAGTCTGCAGTCGTCGTTGTGAGTCGAACAGCTGAGAACACTCGAAGAATT GTTGGCACAGTCGGGTCGAGGAACTTGATCATCGCCCCAATTCCGGAGCGCCTCATTAAGAAAGTCAGAAGGCAACGACAATATGTTGACAATATTTCTGAGACTGAACGAGATGATCATCATTATCATATCGTTTATAAAAAGTCGTTGGCTAGAGGAAAAGTTCAATATCTGAAAGCAC CAAAAGTGAATAGTCCTCCAGCACAACCATCTTCAATTCCCGATGTTGTATATCCTGAGGTGTTGGTTGTTGTGGCTAACGATCTCCACGAAAAATTGGGTGGAACTATTCCCCAGACAGTGGCTTACATGATAGCATTCTGGAATGGGGTTGATCTGAAATACAGAAGCTTGGAGAATCCTAAATTCAGGCTTAATATAGCAGGAATTGTTGTCAGCAAG GACGATAAAGCCCTCACTTATATAACTCAACATAAATACAGAGGTGAATCTCTGATTGGTGATGACGTATGGCGTGCGAGTGGTGATTATTGGCTTGCGCAGGAAAATCATATTCCGTTCGACAGCTATGATGTACTCGTCACTATAACTTC GCATCCGATCTGTCGATATGATAAGGGAACCAACTACTGCAGACCTGGAACTGATG GGCTTGCGATGAGTGGAGGAGCGTGCAATGTGAGAAAAGTTTATCGAGCAGCGAATACTAAAGTATCGCTTGTTAGAGACTTGGGTGGATTCGATGGTATTCATGGAGCTGCACATGAACTCGGTCATTT ATTCGGAGCCGAGCACGATGGCACGGAAAATACAGAGTGTTCCATGGCAGATGGCCATATTATGAATCCTACTATTCCATTCAGCAGATCTCCAGACTGGTCAAACTGCACTCTAAAGGATTTCCAGAGGTTCCTCAA TAAAAATCCAGTTTGTCTGTACAACAACCCCATCCAGAGAAGTGTCCTGCCACGGTATCTCCCTGGAAAGTTCATGGATGCAGACGCACAGTGTATGAAATTTGTCGGGACCAAAGCATGTACCGTTGACTACAGAATATGTGGAAGATTAGGTTGTGTCATTGAAGGAGATGACAAATTCTGTACACAAATACTAGGCGGTGCTGCTGATGGCACAAGCTGTGGACCTGATCACATTTGCTTACATGGACGATGTATTGAGGAATCAAGCATTTGGCAACATTAG